Proteins encoded by one window of Luteimonas yindakuii:
- a CDS encoding nitroreductase family protein — protein MSQTFLDAIRRRRSQYALGPELPLSRDETTALIQEAIRQAPSSFNSQSSRAVILYGDESQRFWEIVREALRRIVPADAFAATGQKIDSFAAGAGTALFYEDQEVVKGLQEQFPLYADNFPVWSEHGSGIAQFAVWTALANAGIGASLQHYNPLPDEAAAEAWSLPASWKLRAQMPFGANAGEIGEKTFIDDSTRFRVFG, from the coding sequence ATGTCCCAGACCTTTCTCGATGCCATCCGTCGCCGCCGCAGCCAGTACGCGCTGGGGCCGGAGCTTCCCCTGTCGCGTGACGAAACCACCGCGCTGATCCAGGAAGCGATCCGCCAGGCGCCGTCCTCGTTCAACTCGCAGAGCTCGCGTGCGGTGATCCTGTATGGCGACGAGAGCCAGCGGTTCTGGGAGATCGTCCGCGAGGCGCTGCGCAGGATCGTGCCGGCTGATGCCTTCGCCGCCACGGGGCAGAAGATCGACAGCTTCGCCGCCGGCGCCGGCACCGCTCTGTTCTACGAGGACCAGGAGGTGGTGAAGGGGCTGCAGGAACAGTTCCCGCTGTACGCCGACAACTTCCCGGTGTGGTCCGAGCATGGCAGCGGCATCGCCCAGTTCGCGGTGTGGACCGCGCTGGCCAACGCGGGCATCGGCGCCAGCCTGCAGCACTACAACCCGCTGCCCGACGAGGCCGCCGCCGAGGCCTGGAGCCTGCCGGCCAGCTGGAAGCTGCGCGCGCAGATGCCGTTCGGCGCCAATGCGGGCGAGATCGGCGAGAAGACCTTCATCGACGACAGCACCCGATTCCGCGTCTTCGGCTGA
- a CDS encoding penicillin acylase family protein has protein sequence MRPGIRRTLRAGVLLLIAILLLVGPATWLLLRGSVPRLDGESGLAGLAAPVSVSRDALGMVTIDARSEADAMRALGWVHAQERYFEMDLMRRVPAGELSALFGARALDVDRANRMHRVRARVEARLPTIATGREAPLQAYVAGVNAGRDALRVRPWPYLLLRQSPQPWTAADSVLTGYAMYFDLQDAGNARELALARLREELPPPLYALLTHAGSSWDAPLSGSVRGDAPLPDAGTVDLRTLPAPPLDTPVAPPQRLIGSLREMRERAVGGSPAATDLMPGSNSFAVSGRLTADGRALVADDMHLGLRAPNIWFRVRLRYPDAAAPGGQVDVTGFTLPGLPAVIVGSTGHVAWGFTNSYGDFLDWQRVRPCATPGPATTADCTAYIRHEERIAVAGGETVTVAVDETTWGPILHREDDGRALALRWVAHLPGSLDFGLADFVRARNLDHLLQLANRAATPTQNLVAGDRHGAIAWRLLGPLPQRAAGCDGARISIASGPETGDTACAPWAIATDTSPLLRSPTADRLWTANNRIVDGEDFRRIGDGGATLGARAKQIRDALAARERFDEHDLLAIQLDDRALLMTRWWELLRTLAGHAGGGAGASAAPRDTATTTPALLALAEAADRWSGHADVESAAYRIVRAWRLAVHARVADGLGAPALAALGDDFALPSLPHLEGVAWPLVTRRPAHLLPRRYSCATRAPEDSDCDDARDGWAALFEDAAIEVRDELAAAGPLRERTWGERNTAAICHPLAGAIPLLGRRLLCMPGEPLPGDSMMPRVQGPGFGASQRMVVAPGHEADGIAHMPGGQSGHPLSPFWGAGHDDWVHGRASPFLPGETRHRLQLLPEGIRGD, from the coding sequence ATGCGGCCTGGAATCCGGCGAACGCTTCGTGCGGGCGTGCTGTTGCTGATCGCCATCCTGTTGCTGGTCGGCCCGGCCACGTGGCTGCTGCTGCGTGGCAGCGTGCCGCGGCTGGATGGCGAATCCGGCCTCGCGGGCCTGGCTGCTCCGGTGTCGGTCAGCCGCGACGCGCTCGGAATGGTGACCATCGACGCCCGCAGCGAGGCCGATGCGATGCGCGCACTCGGCTGGGTGCACGCACAGGAGCGCTATTTCGAGATGGACCTGATGCGTCGGGTGCCGGCGGGCGAGCTCTCGGCGCTGTTCGGCGCGCGGGCCCTGGACGTCGACCGCGCCAACCGGATGCACCGCGTGCGAGCGCGCGTCGAGGCGCGGCTGCCCACGATCGCTACCGGTCGCGAGGCACCACTGCAGGCCTATGTCGCTGGCGTCAACGCCGGCCGTGATGCGCTGCGCGTGCGTCCATGGCCTTACCTGCTGCTGCGCCAGAGTCCGCAGCCATGGACTGCGGCCGATTCGGTGCTGACCGGCTATGCGATGTATTTCGACCTGCAGGACGCGGGCAACGCGCGCGAGCTGGCGCTGGCGCGGCTGCGCGAAGAGTTGCCGCCACCCCTGTATGCGCTGCTCACCCATGCCGGCAGCAGCTGGGATGCGCCGCTGTCCGGCAGTGTGCGGGGCGATGCGCCGCTGCCCGATGCTGGAACCGTCGACCTGCGTACGCTGCCGGCGCCTCCGCTGGATACCCCGGTGGCGCCACCGCAGCGGTTGATCGGATCGTTGAGGGAGATGCGGGAGAGAGCCGTTGGTGGGTCGCCTGCGGCGACCGATCTCATGCCGGGCAGCAACAGCTTCGCGGTGTCCGGGCGGCTGACCGCGGACGGTCGCGCCCTGGTGGCCGACGACATGCACCTGGGCCTGCGCGCACCGAACATCTGGTTCCGCGTGCGCCTGCGTTATCCCGACGCGGCTGCACCCGGTGGGCAGGTCGACGTCACCGGCTTCACCCTGCCCGGCCTGCCTGCGGTGATCGTCGGCAGCACCGGCCATGTGGCCTGGGGTTTCACCAACAGCTATGGCGACTTCCTGGACTGGCAGCGGGTGCGGCCCTGCGCCACGCCCGGCCCGGCGACGACCGCGGACTGCACTGCGTACATCCGCCATGAGGAACGTATCGCCGTCGCCGGCGGCGAAACCGTCACGGTGGCGGTCGACGAGACAACATGGGGCCCGATCCTCCACCGCGAAGACGACGGCCGCGCACTGGCGCTGCGCTGGGTGGCCCACCTGCCCGGCTCGCTGGACTTCGGGCTCGCCGACTTCGTGCGTGCACGCAATCTCGACCATCTGCTGCAGCTCGCCAACCGCGCCGCCACGCCCACGCAGAATCTCGTTGCCGGCGATCGCCATGGCGCGATCGCCTGGCGCCTGCTCGGCCCGCTGCCGCAGCGCGCGGCCGGCTGCGATGGCGCCCGGATCTCCATTGCGTCCGGTCCGGAAACCGGCGACACGGCCTGCGCGCCCTGGGCGATCGCCACCGACACCTCGCCCCTGCTGCGTTCGCCCACCGCCGACCGGTTGTGGACCGCCAACAACCGCATCGTCGATGGCGAGGATTTCCGCCGGATCGGCGATGGCGGCGCCACCCTCGGCGCACGCGCGAAGCAGATCCGCGACGCACTCGCCGCGCGCGAACGCTTCGACGAGCACGACCTGCTGGCGATCCAGCTCGACGACCGCGCGCTGCTGATGACACGCTGGTGGGAACTGCTGCGCACGCTCGCCGGCCACGCAGGGGGCGGCGCAGGCGCATCCGCGGCGCCACGCGACACGGCCACCACGACACCGGCCCTGCTCGCGCTGGCGGAGGCCGCGGATCGCTGGAGTGGCCATGCCGATGTCGAGTCGGCCGCCTATCGCATCGTGCGTGCCTGGCGGCTGGCGGTGCACGCGCGCGTGGCCGACGGCCTGGGCGCACCCGCACTGGCAGCGCTCGGCGACGATTTCGCCTTGCCGTCGCTACCGCATCTGGAAGGCGTCGCCTGGCCACTGGTCACCCGCCGGCCGGCACATCTGCTCCCACGCCGTTACAGCTGTGCAACGCGAGCACCGGAGGACAGCGACTGTGACGATGCACGCGACGGCTGGGCGGCGTTGTTCGAGGACGCTGCGATCGAAGTGCGCGACGAGCTCGCTGCGGCCGGGCCGTTGCGCGAACGCACCTGGGGCGAACGCAACACCGCCGCGATCTGTCATCCGCTGGCCGGTGCGATCCCGTTGCTTGGTCGCCGCCTGCTGTGCATGCCGGGCGAGCCGCTGCCCGGCGACAGCATGATGCCGCGCGTGCAAGGGCCGGGATTCGGCGCCTCGCAGCGCATGGTGGTGGCGCCGGGCCACGAAGCCGATGGCATTGCCCATATGCCGGGCGGCCAGAGCGGGCATCCGCTATCGCCGTTCTGGGGCGCCGGCCACGACGACTGGGTGCACGGCCGCGCCTCGCCGTTCCTGCCTGGCGAGACGCGTCACCGGTTGCAGTTGTTGCCGGAGGGAATCAGGGGCGACTGA
- a CDS encoding Crp/Fnr family transcriptional regulator, whose product MSNRASPQAPPQGVRGHTEAPKREPHVGCDGCLARHLSVCASLPQEETRDLEAAAGKLRLPAGATLAREGAPRREVYTVTSGMLRQVRVLADGRRLVAGFLQAGDFIGLTGSTLHRHTIEAISDTALCAFPLQGMRALCERHPELGAGVLDHAFHALDASETNQMALARMTPLERLAGFLLDMARRQHQRGGEEDRVELPMTRADIGDHLGLTVETVSRSFTRLRREEFVHFDDPHHIELRAPDRLRALVQSTG is encoded by the coding sequence ATGAGCAACCGCGCCAGCCCGCAGGCGCCTCCGCAGGGAGTCCGCGGGCACACCGAAGCGCCGAAGCGCGAGCCTCACGTGGGCTGCGATGGCTGCCTTGCGCGGCACCTGTCGGTATGTGCGTCGCTGCCGCAGGAGGAAACCCGCGACCTGGAAGCGGCCGCCGGCAAGTTGCGGCTCCCCGCGGGTGCCACGCTGGCACGCGAGGGCGCGCCGCGTCGCGAGGTCTACACGGTGACCAGCGGAATGCTGCGCCAGGTGCGCGTGCTCGCCGACGGCCGCCGGCTGGTGGCCGGGTTCCTGCAGGCCGGCGACTTCATCGGGCTGACCGGCTCAACGCTGCACCGGCACACGATCGAGGCGATCAGCGACACCGCGCTGTGCGCGTTTCCGTTGCAGGGCATGCGCGCGCTGTGCGAGCGCCATCCGGAACTCGGCGCCGGCGTGCTCGACCATGCCTTCCATGCGCTGGATGCCAGCGAGACCAACCAGATGGCACTGGCACGGATGACGCCGCTCGAACGCCTGGCAGGCTTCCTGCTCGACATGGCCAGGCGCCAGCACCAGCGTGGTGGCGAGGAAGATCGTGTCGAGTTGCCGATGACGCGCGCCGACATCGGCGACCATCTCGGGCTGACGGTGGAAACCGTCAGCCGCAGCTTCACCCGGCTGCGCCGCGAGGAATTCGTGCACTTCGACGATCCGCACCATATCGAACTGCGCGCGCCCGACAGGCTGCGTGCGCTGGTCCAGTCGACGGGTTGA
- the asnB gene encoding asparagine synthase B, with product MCSIFGVFDLQPGDDLASLRREALECSQRQRHRGPDWSGVHVDPGAILVHERLAIVDPAGGAQPLRSEDGALVLAVNGEIYNHQALRAALSEPYAFQTGSDCEVINALYREEAPEVFLERLNGIFAFALWDRAAGRVLIARDPIGVVPLYWGHDREGRLRVASEMKALAESCADVAQFPPGHWYDSATGALTRYYRTGWRDYDAVEGNAVSPTELREAFEAAVHRQLMTDVPYGVLLSGGLDSSLVAAVAARYARHRVEDGDRSEAWWPRLHSFAIGLKGSPDLAAAEIAARALGTVHHGFEYSFEEGLDALPEVIRHIETYDVTTIRASTPMFLLARRIKAMGVKMVLSGEGSDEVFGGYLYFHKAPNAREFHEELVRKLDALNNYDCLRANKSMMAWGVEPRVPFLDREFLDVAMRMDARHKMIDKGSAGPQRMEKGVLRQAFEGWLPAEILWRQKEQFSDGVGYGWIDGLKAYAGTQVSDRELAAAARRFPHNPPQTKEAYWYRCLFERHFPGAAAAETVPGGKSIACSSPAAIAWDASFANAADPSGRAVAGVHNDAVIAEPAPAAVA from the coding sequence ATGTGCTCGATCTTCGGCGTGTTCGACCTGCAACCCGGCGACGACCTCGCCAGCCTGCGCCGGGAGGCGCTGGAATGCTCCCAGCGACAGCGCCATCGCGGCCCGGACTGGAGCGGCGTGCACGTCGATCCGGGTGCGATCCTCGTCCATGAACGACTGGCCATCGTCGACCCCGCCGGTGGTGCGCAGCCGCTGCGCTCGGAGGACGGCGCGTTGGTCCTTGCCGTCAATGGCGAGATCTACAACCACCAGGCACTGCGCGCCGCCCTAAGCGAGCCCTATGCGTTCCAGACCGGTTCCGATTGCGAGGTCATCAACGCCCTCTACCGCGAAGAGGCGCCGGAGGTCTTCCTCGAGCGCCTCAACGGCATCTTCGCCTTCGCGCTCTGGGACCGCGCCGCCGGCCGGGTGCTGATCGCGCGCGATCCCATTGGCGTGGTGCCGCTGTACTGGGGCCACGACCGCGAAGGCCGGCTGCGCGTGGCCTCCGAGATGAAGGCGCTTGCGGAAAGCTGCGCCGATGTCGCCCAGTTCCCACCCGGGCACTGGTACGACAGCGCCACCGGTGCGCTGACCCGCTACTACCGCACTGGCTGGCGTGACTACGACGCCGTCGAAGGCAACGCGGTCTCGCCCACCGAACTGCGCGAGGCCTTCGAGGCCGCAGTGCACCGGCAGCTGATGACCGACGTGCCCTATGGAGTGCTGCTGTCGGGTGGCCTGGACTCATCGCTGGTGGCTGCAGTGGCCGCGCGCTACGCCCGCCACCGCGTCGAGGACGGCGACCGCAGCGAGGCGTGGTGGCCGCGGCTGCACTCGTTCGCGATCGGCCTGAAGGGTTCGCCCGACCTTGCAGCAGCGGAGATCGCCGCGCGCGCGCTCGGCACCGTCCACCACGGCTTCGAGTACAGCTTCGAGGAAGGCCTGGATGCACTGCCGGAAGTGATCCGCCATATCGAGACCTACGACGTCACCACCATCCGCGCGTCCACGCCGATGTTCCTGCTCGCGCGGCGGATCAAGGCGATGGGGGTGAAGATGGTGCTGTCGGGCGAGGGCAGCGACGAGGTCTTCGGCGGATATCTCTATTTCCACAAGGCGCCGAACGCGCGCGAGTTCCACGAGGAACTGGTGCGCAAGCTGGATGCGCTCAACAACTACGACTGCCTGCGGGCCAACAAGTCGATGATGGCCTGGGGCGTGGAGCCACGGGTGCCGTTCCTGGACCGCGAGTTCCTCGACGTCGCGATGCGGATGGATGCGCGGCACAAGATGATCGACAAGGGCTCGGCGGGGCCGCAGCGGATGGAAAAGGGCGTGCTGCGGCAGGCATTCGAAGGCTGGCTGCCCGCAGAGATCCTGTGGCGGCAGAAGGAGCAGTTCAGCGATGGCGTCGGCTATGGCTGGATCGACGGGCTCAAGGCCTACGCGGGCACCCAGGTCAGCGACCGCGAGCTCGCCGCGGCCGCACGGCGCTTCCCGCACAACCCGCCGCAGACGAAGGAGGCCTACTGGTATCGCTGCCTGTTCGAACGGCATTTCCCGGGCGCCGCGGCAGCTGAGACCGTGCCCGGCGGCAAGTCGATCGCGTGTTCGTCGCCGGCTGCGATCGCATGGGATGCCTCGTTCGCCAACGCCGCCGATCCCTCCGGCCGCGCGGTCGCGGGCGTGCACAACGATGCGGTGATCGCGGAGCCGGCACCTGCAGCGGTGGCCTGA
- the bfr gene encoding bacterioferritin: MKGHPEVIEYLKELLRGELAARDQYFLHSRRYEDLGLHDLYQRINHEMEEETQHADALLRRILFLEGNPDMRPHAFEPGRTVEEMLRRDLDLEYKVRGDLARGIALCEQHQDYVSREVLVTQLADTEEDHTYWLEQQLRLIGMIGLENYLQSRMGEASGTDAGAH, from the coding sequence ATGAAGGGTCACCCCGAAGTCATCGAATACCTGAAGGAACTGCTGCGTGGCGAACTGGCCGCGCGCGACCAGTACTTCCTGCATTCGCGCCGCTACGAGGACCTTGGCCTCCACGACCTCTACCAGCGGATCAACCACGAGATGGAAGAGGAGACCCAGCATGCCGATGCGCTGCTGCGGCGGATCCTGTTCCTCGAGGGCAATCCCGACATGCGCCCGCATGCGTTCGAGCCGGGGCGCACGGTGGAGGAGATGCTGCGGCGCGACCTCGACCTCGAATACAAGGTGCGCGGCGACCTCGCCCGCGGCATCGCGTTGTGCGAACAGCACCAGGATTACGTGAGCCGGGAAGTGCTGGTGACCCAGCTTGCCGACACCGAGGAAGACCACACCTACTGGCTGGAACAGCAGCTGCGTCTGATCGGGATGATCGGCCTGGAGAACTACCTGCAGAGCAGGATGGGCGAGGCCAGCGGGACCGACGCTGGCGCGCACTAG
- the parC gene encoding DNA topoisomerase IV subunit A, with translation MNDTVRPVFHGFEQIPLREYAERAYLDYSMYVVLDRALPFIGDGLKPVQRRIIYAMSELGLGAAAKPKKSARTVGDVIGKYHPHGDSACYEAMVLMAQPFSYRYPLIDGQGNFGSSDDPKSFAAMRYTESKMTPIAEMLLGELGHGTVDWTPNFDGTLEEPSWLPARLPHLLLNGTTGIAVGMATDVPPHNLNEVVSACVRLLEDPDASVRDLCEHVRGPDYPTTAEIITPAADLLTLYETGSGAIRARATWTREAHNIVVTALPHQVSPSKVIEQIAAQMRAKKLPWLEDIRDESDHANPTRIVMVPRSNRVDAEQLMGHLFATTDLERSYRGNFNVIGLDGRPQVKNLKMLLSEWLEFRFATVTRRLQHRLEKVERRLHLLEGLLVAFLNLDEVIRIIRSEDEPKPALIARFGLSEDQADYILETRLRQLARLEEMKIRGEQDELATERDRITATLGSNAKLKKLVKDELLADAKKYGDARRSPLVARGAAQALAETDLVPSEPVTIALSAKGWVRAAKGHDVDPAGLSYRDGDQLLAAVRGRSTQAVVFLDSNGRSYSTIAHSLPSARGNGEPLTGRFSPAPGASFAALASGEPDARFVLASSQGHGFVTRFENLVGRQKAGKAMLSLAEGAQVLQPAQLPGGTDDRIVAVTSAGHLLAFPVSELPELERGKGNKIIEIPKAKRGTERVVAVVVVGSGQTLQVKSGARTMSLSWRDLESYLGVRASRGGLLPRGWQKVDGLSVE, from the coding sequence ATGAACGACACCGTCCGTCCCGTCTTCCATGGCTTCGAGCAGATCCCGCTGCGCGAGTACGCCGAACGCGCCTATCTCGACTACTCGATGTACGTGGTGCTGGACCGCGCCCTGCCCTTCATCGGCGACGGCCTGAAGCCGGTGCAGCGCCGGATCATCTACGCGATGAGCGAACTCGGCCTCGGCGCCGCGGCCAAGCCGAAGAAGTCCGCGCGCACCGTCGGCGACGTGATCGGCAAGTACCACCCGCACGGCGACAGCGCCTGCTACGAGGCGATGGTGCTGATGGCACAGCCGTTCTCGTACCGCTATCCGCTGATCGACGGCCAGGGCAACTTCGGCTCCAGCGACGACCCGAAGTCGTTCGCCGCGATGCGCTACACCGAATCCAAGATGACCCCGATCGCCGAGATGCTGCTGGGCGAACTGGGCCACGGCACGGTCGACTGGACGCCGAACTTCGACGGCACCCTGGAGGAGCCCTCGTGGCTGCCGGCACGCCTGCCGCACCTGCTGCTCAACGGCACGACCGGCATCGCGGTCGGCATGGCCACCGACGTGCCGCCGCACAACCTCAACGAGGTGGTCAGCGCCTGCGTGCGCCTGCTGGAGGACCCGGACGCCAGCGTGCGCGACCTCTGCGAGCACGTGCGCGGCCCGGACTACCCGACCACCGCCGAGATCATCACCCCGGCCGCCGACCTGCTCACGCTGTACGAGACCGGCAGCGGCGCAATCCGCGCGCGCGCGACGTGGACCCGCGAGGCGCACAACATCGTGGTGACGGCGCTGCCGCACCAGGTGTCGCCGAGCAAGGTGATCGAGCAGATCGCCGCGCAGATGCGCGCGAAGAAGCTGCCGTGGCTGGAGGACATCCGCGACGAGTCCGACCACGCCAACCCGACCCGCATCGTGATGGTGCCGCGCTCCAACCGCGTCGACGCCGAACAGCTGATGGGCCATCTGTTCGCCACCACCGACCTCGAGCGCAGCTACCGCGGCAACTTCAACGTCATCGGGCTCGACGGCCGTCCGCAAGTGAAGAACCTGAAGATGCTGCTGTCGGAATGGCTGGAGTTCCGCTTCGCCACCGTGACCCGCCGCCTGCAGCACCGGCTGGAGAAGGTCGAGCGCCGCCTGCACCTGCTGGAAGGCCTGCTGGTGGCGTTCCTCAACCTCGACGAGGTGATCCGGATCATCCGCAGCGAGGACGAGCCGAAGCCGGCGCTGATCGCGCGCTTCGGCCTGTCGGAGGACCAGGCCGACTACATCCTCGAGACCCGCCTGCGCCAGCTGGCGCGACTGGAGGAAATGAAGATCCGTGGGGAGCAGGACGAGCTCGCCACCGAGCGCGACCGGATCACCGCGACGCTCGGCTCGAATGCGAAGCTGAAGAAGCTGGTCAAGGACGAACTGCTGGCGGACGCGAAGAAGTACGGCGATGCACGGCGTTCGCCGCTGGTGGCGCGCGGCGCGGCGCAGGCACTGGCCGAGACCGACCTGGTGCCGAGCGAGCCGGTGACCATCGCGCTCAGCGCCAAGGGCTGGGTGCGTGCGGCCAAGGGCCATGACGTCGATCCGGCTGGCCTGTCCTATCGCGATGGCGACCAGTTGCTGGCGGCTGTACGCGGCCGCAGCACGCAGGCCGTGGTGTTCCTGGATTCCAATGGCCGCAGCTACTCGACGATCGCCCACAGCCTGCCGTCGGCACGTGGCAATGGCGAACCGCTGACCGGCCGCTTCTCGCCGGCACCGGGGGCGTCGTTCGCGGCGCTGGCCAGCGGCGAGCCGGACGCACGCTTCGTGCTGGCCTCGTCGCAGGGCCACGGCTTCGTGACCCGCTTCGAGAACCTGGTCGGCCGCCAGAAGGCGGGCAAGGCGATGCTGTCGCTGGCGGAAGGCGCGCAGGTGCTGCAGCCCGCCCAGCTTCCCGGTGGCACCGACGACCGCATCGTCGCGGTGACCAGCGCCGGCCACCTGCTGGCGTTCCCGGTCAGCGAACTGCCCGAGCTCGAACGCGGCAAGGGCAACAAGATCATCGAGATCCCCAAGGCCAAGCGCGGCACCGAGCGCGTGGTTGCAGTGGTCGTGGTCGGTAGCGGACAGACGCTGCAGGTGAAATCCGGAGCACGCACGATGTCGCTGTCGTGGAGGGACCTGGAGAGCTATCTCGGCGTGCGCGCGAGCCGCGGCGGGTTGCTGCCGCGCGGGTGGCAGAAGGTGGACGGGCTCAGCGTCGAATAA
- the fabV gene encoding enoyl-ACP reductase FabV — MIIHPKVRGFICTTTHPTGCALNVRDQIAATKAQGVRNDGPKKVLVIGASSGYGLAARISAAFGFGADTLGVFFEKPGTEKKPGTAGWYNAAAFDREAKAAGLYSRSINGDAFSDAARDKVIELIRDEMGGQVDLVVYSLASPVRKLPDTGEVKRSALKPIGEAYTSTAIDTNRDQVIEATIEPASEQEIEDTVAVMGGQDWQLWIDALDAAGVLANGAKTVAFSYIGTEITWPIYWHGALGRAKVDLDATARRLDAKLAAKGGGAANVAVLKSVVTQASAAIPVLPLYIAIVFKVMKEKGLHEGTIEQLDRLFRERMYRADGQPGAVDDEHRFRLDDWELRDDVQAQCQAVWPQVRTENLFELTDYASYKHEFLKLFGFERDDVDYDAEVDPVADFDVIEL; from the coding sequence GTGATCATCCATCCCAAGGTCCGCGGCTTCATCTGCACCACCACCCATCCGACCGGCTGCGCGCTCAACGTGCGCGACCAGATCGCGGCGACGAAGGCGCAGGGGGTGCGCAACGACGGCCCGAAGAAGGTGCTGGTGATCGGCGCGTCGAGTGGCTACGGCCTGGCCGCACGGATCAGCGCTGCGTTCGGCTTCGGTGCGGACACTCTCGGCGTGTTCTTCGAAAAGCCGGGCACCGAGAAGAAGCCCGGCACCGCCGGCTGGTACAACGCCGCCGCGTTCGACCGCGAGGCCAAGGCCGCCGGCCTGTACAGCCGCTCGATCAACGGCGATGCGTTCTCCGATGCCGCACGCGACAAGGTGATCGAGCTGATCCGCGACGAGATGGGCGGGCAGGTCGACCTCGTCGTCTATTCGCTGGCGTCACCGGTGCGCAAGCTGCCCGATACCGGCGAGGTCAAGCGTTCCGCGCTCAAGCCCATCGGTGAGGCCTACACCTCGACCGCCATCGACACCAACAGGGATCAGGTGATCGAAGCCACGATCGAGCCTGCCAGCGAGCAGGAGATCGAGGACACCGTCGCGGTGATGGGCGGGCAGGACTGGCAGCTGTGGATCGACGCGCTGGATGCCGCCGGCGTGCTCGCCAATGGCGCGAAGACGGTGGCCTTCAGCTATATCGGCACCGAGATCACCTGGCCGATCTACTGGCACGGTGCGCTCGGCCGCGCCAAGGTCGACCTCGATGCGACTGCCCGCCGCCTGGATGCGAAGCTCGCCGCGAAGGGCGGCGGCGCGGCGAACGTCGCGGTGCTGAAGTCGGTGGTCACCCAGGCCAGCGCGGCGATCCCGGTGCTGCCGCTGTACATCGCCATCGTCTTCAAGGTGATGAAGGAGAAGGGCCTGCACGAGGGCACCATCGAGCAGCTCGACCGCCTGTTCCGCGAGCGCATGTACCGCGCCGACGGCCAGCCGGGCGCGGTCGACGACGAGCACCGCTTCCGCCTCGACGACTGGGAACTGCGCGACGACGTGCAGGCGCAGTGCCAGGCCGTGTGGCCACAGGTGCGCACCGAGAACCTGTTCGAGCTGACCGATTACGCCAGCTACAAGCACGAGTTCCTCAAGCTGTTCGGCTTCGAGCGCGACGATGTCGACTACGACGCCGAGGTGGATCCGGTTGCCGATTTCGACGTGATCGAACTCTGA